One window of Buchnera aphidicola genomic DNA carries:
- the infA gene encoding translation initiation factor IF-1 → MMKEKSIEMQGIVIDTLPNTTFKVKLENKHIVIAHISGKMRKNYIRILTGDKVTLELTPYDLSKGRIIFRSR, encoded by the coding sequence ATCATGAAAGAAAAGAGCATAGAGATGCAAGGAATTGTAATAGATACTTTACCGAATACCACATTTAAAGTGAAACTAGAAAATAAACATATAGTTATAGCTCATATATCCGGAAAAATGAGAAAAAATTATATAAGAATTTTAACAGGAGACAAAGTAACGTTAGAGTTAACTCCTTATGATCTAAGTAAAGGAAGAATTATTTTCCGTAGTCGATAA